A stretch of Methanotorris formicicus Mc-S-70 DNA encodes these proteins:
- a CDS encoding DNA cytosine methyltransferase: protein MKFVDLFCGCGGFSRGFVEEGFKPVVAVEIDGNASSSYVLNFNGKLYEKKLNELVEKEVLCYVGDIPLNIPPSDKDIKILKELGTYKKDINPVVINEDIREIHSYDILKICKKVDVVIGGPPCEAYTGANPNREKRPFDRLYKDEMGRLVLEYIRIVGDLQPEIFVMENVPGILEEDIRESIEREFKKVGYDVYFNILRAEDYGNPSSRRRVFVSNIEINPGKLESVTVIEAIEDLMFKGREVPNHEYVTLPKKVSKRLLKAKWGEGLIKFKGSRGVLDNYIRLHPYKVAPTVMGKRRFIHPFENRSLTPREQARLMGYPDYHLFVGGKESQFNQVGESVPPTLSRAIAKVVKENL from the coding sequence ATGAAATTTGTTGATTTGTTCTGTGGATGCGGTGGATTTTCAAGAGGATTTGTTGAAGAGGGTTTTAAACCAGTTGTTGCAGTTGAAATTGATGGGAATGCATCAAGTTCTTATGTATTAAACTTTAATGGAAAGTTGTATGAAAAGAAGTTAAATGAATTGGTTGAAAAAGAGGTTTTATGTTATGTTGGGGATATTCCACTCAACATTCCACCATCTGATAAAGATATAAAAATTTTGAAGGAGTTGGGAACATATAAAAAAGATATTAATCCAGTAGTTATAAATGAGGATATAAGGGAAATCCATTCCTACGATATATTAAAAATCTGTAAAAAGGTTGATGTTGTTATTGGAGGGCCTCCATGTGAGGCATACACAGGAGCAAATCCTAATAGAGAAAAGAGGCCTTTTGATAGGCTCTATAAGGATGAGATGGGAAGATTGGTTTTAGAGTATATACGAATTGTCGGAGATTTGCAACCAGAGATTTTTGTCATGGAGAATGTTCCAGGGATTTTGGAAGAGGATATTAGAGAGAGCATAGAGAGAGAATTTAAAAAAGTTGGTTATGATGTTTATTTCAATATTTTGAGGGCGGAGGATTATGGTAATCCATCATCAAGAAGGAGGGTTTTTGTCTCAAATATTGAAATAAATCCAGGAAAATTAGAGTCAGTGACGGTTATTGAGGCAATTGAGGATTTGATGTTTAAGGGAAGAGAAGTTCCAAATCATGAATATGTTACACTACCAAAGAAGGTTTCAAAAAGATTATTAAAGGCAAAATGGGGAGAAGGTTTGATTAAGTTTAAAGGTTCGCGTGGGGTGTTAGATAATTATATTAGGTTGCATCCATATAAAGTAGCACCAACGGTTATGGGAAAGAGAAGGTTCATCCATCCATTTGAAAATAGGTCATTAACACCAAGAGAGCAGGCAAGATTAATGGGGTATCCAGATTATCACCTATTTGTCGGTGGAAAAGAGAGCCAATTTAATCAAGTTGGAGAGAGCGTTCCTCCAACATTATCAAGAGCAATAGCAAAGGTTGTTAAAGAGAATCTATGA